One Perca flavescens isolate YP-PL-M2 chromosome 16, PFLA_1.0, whole genome shotgun sequence genomic window, gatgtttctgtttccgaatcatgttcaaggtgctctaaacagcttcttgcggcgtgtaaaccttgtttccatcactaaaatagccttagattaatttccttcaagaatctcttataaaggaagtttatatgtcagaatcatgttcaaggtgctccaaacggctttttgtggcgtgtaaagcttgtttccatatctgtaATAGcttcctaccagaagtgcttatcaagatgtttttatttcagaatcatgttcaaggtgctctaaacagctttttgcggcgtgtaaagcttgtttccatcactaaaatagctttacagtcatttccttcacgAAACTCCagtaaagatgtttctgtttcagaatcatgttcaaggtgctctaaacagcttgttgcagcgtgtaaagcttgtttccatcgctaaaaaagctttacagtaattttcttcaagaaactcaTATAAagatttttctgtttcagaatcatttaCACAGCTTCTtctgcggcgtgtaaagcttgtttccatcgctaaataGCATtgccttcaagaaactcctataaagatgattttatgtcagaatcatgttcaagttgctctaaacagcttgttgcggcgtgtaaagcttgtttccatatttGTAATAGcttcctaccagaagtgcttatcaagatgtttttatgtcagaatcatgttcaaggtgctctaaacagcttgttgcggcgtgtaaagcttgtttccatcgctaaaaaagctttacagtaattttcttcaagaaactcctataaagatgtttctgtttcagaatcatgttcaaggtgctctaaacagcttcttgtggcgtgtaaagcttgtttccatcactaaaatagcattacagtcatttccttcaagaaactccagtaaagatgtttctgtttcagaatcatgttgaaggtgctccaaacgtcttcttgtggcgtgtaaagcttgtttccatggctaaaatagcattacagtcatttccttcaagaatctcctatAAAGGATGTTTctctgtcagaatcatgtttaaggtgctccaaacggcttcttgtggcgtgtaaagcttgtttccgtATCTGTAATAGcttcctaccagaagtgcttatcaagatgtttttatgtcagaatcatgttcaaggtgctctaaacagcttgttgcggcgtgtaaagcttgtttccatcactaaaatagctttacagtcatttccttcaagaaactcctataaagatgtttctgtttcagaatcatgttcaaggtgctctaaacagcttcttgcggcgtgtaaagcttgtttccatggcTAAAATAGCATTGCCTCCAGAAACTCCTATAAAAATgattttatgtcagaatcatgttgaaggtgctccaaacgtcttcttgtggcgtgtaaagcttgtttccatagctaaaatagcattacagtcatttccttcaagaatctcctataaaggaagtttctctgtcagaatcatgtgtaaggtgctccaaacggcttcttgtggcgtgtaaagcttgtttccatcgctaaaagcttttccagtaatttccttcaaaactcctataaagatgtttttatttcagaatcatgttcaaggtgctctaaacagctttttGCGGCGTGTAAAGGTTGTTTCTtatctaaaatagctttacagtcatttccttcacgAAAAAGAAGTTTCTTTTCACAGTAATTTTCTTCAAGAACCCTCCAGaaacttgtttttgtttcagaatcatgttcaaggtgctctaaacagcttgtttccATGGTTTCCAtggctaaaatagcattacagtcatttccttcaagaaactccagtaaagatgtttctgtttcagaatcatgttcaaggtgctctaaacagcttcttgcggcgtgtaaagcttgtttccatggcTAAAATAGCATTGCCTCCAGAAACTCCTATAAAAAGgattttatgtcagaatcatgttgaAGGTGTTCCAAACgtcttcttgtggcgtgtaaagcttgtttccatagctaaaatagcattacagtcatttccttcaagaatctcctataaaggaagtttctctgtcagaatcatgtgtaaggtgctccaaacggcttgTAATAGCTTtctaccagaagtgcttatcaagatgtttttatatcagaatcatgttcaaggtgctctaaacagctcgttgcggcgtgtaaaggtTGTTTCTATCGCTAAAAAAGCGTTACAGTAATTTTCTTCAAGAACCTCCTATAAagatttttctgtttcagagtcatgttcaaggtgctctaaacagctacttgcggcatgtaaagcttgtttccatcactaaaatagctttacagtcatttccttcaagaaactccagtaaagatgtttctgtttcagaaccatgttcaaggtgctctaaacagcttattgcggcgtgtaaagcttgtttccatcactaaaaagcattacagtcattggcttcaagaatctcctataaagatgtttctgtttcagaatcatgttcaagggtctgtaaacagcttcttgcggcgtgtaaaggttgtttccatcactaaaaagcattacagtcattggcttcaagaatctcttataaagaaagtttctatgtcagaaacatgtgtaaggtgctccaaacggctttttgtggcgtgtaaagcttgtttccatatctgaaatagcttcctaccagaagtgcttatcaagatttttttatgtcagaatcatgttcaagttGCTATAAACAGCTctttgcggcgtgtaaagcttgtttccatatctgtaATAGcttcctaccagaagtgcttatcaagatttttatatgtcagaatcatgttcaaggtgttctaacaacttgttgcagcgtgtaaagcttgtttccaaggctaaaatagctttacagttgtttccttcaagaaactcctataaggatgtttctgtttcagaatcatgttcaaggtgctctaaacagcttgttgcggcgtgtaaagcttgtttccatcgctaaaaaagctttacagtaattttcttcaagaaactcctataaagatgtttctgtttcagaaccatgtccaaggtgctctaaacagcttcttgcggcgtgtaaagcttgtttccatcactaaaaagcattacagtcattggcttcaagaatctcctataaagatgtttctgtttcagaatcatgttcaagggtctgtaaacagcttcttgcttcttgtaaagcttgtttccattactaaaaagcattacagtcattggcttcaagaatctcctataaagatgtttctgtttcagaatcatgttcaagggtctgtAAACAGCTTTTTGCAGCGtgaaaagcttgtttccatggcTAAATTAGCCTTACATTCATTGTAATGCGAACCTCTTCGCCACGGCTTTGACGAGCGCGGCGGACGCTGGCGTGCGAGGCAGACTCTGCCATCTCTCGATGAGCGGAGTCACAAGTGCCCTGCCCAGCTGCTCGAGGAACTCTTGTCGAGCTTGCCGCGCATTAATTCGGGCCTGAGCTCTCGCCAGAGCACAAAGGTGTTGTAAGCGGACACATTGAGGATGTTGTGGAACACGGCAAACGGCCAGCTGTACGTGCCGACGAGCTtgtccaggttgtccacgccgcccttggtgctgttgtagtgcaggatgatgTCGGGTTTGGTGTGCCTGGTGGCGTCCCCCGTGTGCAGCGTGCTCAGCAGCACCACATTCCTGTTCCTCTTGGCCACGTAGCACCGCAGAGTGACGGTGGGTGTGAAGGCGAACTTGGACGAGAGGGCCGCGCAGCCCTTGGTGTCGAGCAAGGCGCGTGGCAGCTCGGGCTTGTTTTTGCGCATCGTGCTCACCACGGTGAGGTCCCTCTCGTGGCCAGCACGTAGGAGGTGAAAAAGTTGTCGCACGTCACGTTGCGCGGGGCCCGCAGCCCCTCGGTCAGGTCCATCACCACCCGGGCGCCCTGATAACTCTCGGGCTCGCCGCTCACGGACTTGCCCATGTAGACCTGCATGTTGCACGCGTAGCTGGACACGCCGTCGCAGGCCGCCCACAACTTGAATCCGTACCTGCCGGGCTTGCTGGGTATGGTGGAAGGAGCATCGACCTTGTTGTTGTCGTTAGGGTCGGTGTCGTcatcgttgttgttgttggacgTGTCGTCAAAGAAGGAGAATGACAAGGACACAGGGAAAGGAATCGGAGGGAGACGAATAAAAGTGAAAAGACGAAATGAGAACAATAAGAAGATAAAAATGAACAAggataacaaaaagaaaaagaaaatatttaaaaacatccGTGTgcgcatacgcacacacacaaaagcattcTAAACTATGAGGTTGAAAAAGAAACGGcgcaaaaaaaagcaaaaacccACACAAGACACGGTGCCACGGTGAAAATAACAAACAACCATTAGCCTACACGACACGATATACACAGGCAGCAAACTACATGCGCGCCCCAGAGGCTCAGTCTGGCAACTCACTGTTTGGCTCCGATCTAtttattgcgtgcagagggaactTGAAGGACAACCGTTTATTCTGCACTCCCACCTCGAAAGGGAACCAGCTGCTCGTCCACGGTCACATCCGGGCCCGGGTTGTAGAGACAAGGCAGCCGCCACGCCCACTCGTCCCACACATCTCGTCTCGCGGTCGTCGAAACGCAGCAGTCTCGAGAACGTGTGGAACCGTTTGATTGGCATCGTGGTGCAGAAAATGGCCCTGGACGCGCGTGGCGGCGTACTCTGTGGGTCCTAGGCTGGAGTAGTGCGTGTGTGGTCTTCTCGTTCTTCTCGGTCTTCTTggtcttcttgttcttcttgttcttcttgttcttcttcggTGCCGCAGCGATGAGTTTGACGGCCACGGGATGATACGTTTCCGAGGACCATTCAATTTCGCCGTTTCTCGACAGAAACGTTTCCctctcctcgtcctcctcatcttcttctCCCATTTCTTGTCCACCCTCTTGTTCTGCGTttactgtttattgtttttctcgGTCGTCGGCGTCTTGGTCGTCGTCATCGTCTTCTCCTTCGTCGTTGTCGTTGCTGCAGTCTTTTTCGGATTTGCATTCGTCGCCCTCGTCAGAGTCACTGTGATGGTGGTGgccgtcttcttcttcttctttttcttctttgtcgTCGTCGTCTTtgtcgtcttcttcttcttcttcctctccttcctcttcggGGACATTGCATCTTGTGATGGAGAAACCCTGATGCAGGTTGAAATCTAGAGTCATACAACAGGCGATGCTGAACCAAGTACAAAACGTACAAAGGTCCAAAAGCAGAAGCAAAGATGAAAAACAACAAGACGAATGTGtacagagaatgtgtgtgtgtgtgtgtgtgtgtgtgtgtgtgtgtgtgtataataaaaGTGTCTTAGTAGTGTGACAGGATGAGGTTTGCCCCTCCCTCTTACTTGTGCACGGGAGTGCGCACCAGCACACCTGGGGATCATCCCCTTTGATTGGGAACAGGTGGGGGCTCTATTTAAGCCTGTGTGTAGACTCGTACCTTTTTCTGTCTTCTCCTGTTGGGTGTGGAGGCATATCGGGGCTGGTGTGCTGCACACTTTTTGCCGCTGCCCTAGGTCGTCCGTTTGCTGCGGTGTGAGCCGACCCTGTCTTGGCTGGGGATGTCCCCGTGTGGGTAGATGTATAGCCTACCTGGGCTGCTGGCGTTGGGTGTCTCGGTAAGCTGCATGCCTCCCTGTTTCGACCCATTTGGGCGTATCAAGATCTGACATCGgccgctgtgtgtgtgcgtggagtGGGTGCCTCTGCCGGGGTCTGAGGGCGGCCTGTCCACATATTGCATgtgggtttttgttcttgttattttggttgattttgtttgatttttctttcttttcattatgCATGATGGTTTAttgatttgaattgtgtttattatttttctaatatCATTACGTACTTATTCATTTCTAACAGAAAAcatattgttattttaaaagaatatttaactaaataaattgtatatttttttatattactttaTTGTCTCTGATCCCTGATTTTGAGAATGGACCTGTGTGCTTTTTAAAGGTCTTAGGCCTATCCCAAGTGGCGTTGTCGGACATTTTTAGTTTCTCGAGTGCCATAGGCCACTCTCGCGTTGCCACACGTGGCGTTGTCGGCAGGATAGTCAAAACATTGAAAGGGGCAGAgacaataaatattttgttgctgttgttttaaaCTGTTTAATCATTGTTGTGCTTTTGATCCAGAACAGCATTAGTGGTGTTAGGACCCAACATTTCTAAATTTTCAATTTTCTGTGGAGGTTTCGGTTCAGCTTCCTCAGCTGTCATGGACGAGGAGGGGCGACAGCTAAACAAACTCGTTTCACAGCTCCAGGCAGACAATGAGTGACGTCGGGAGTGCCACTTCATTCAGCGGTACACTGTCCCCTGCCCCCCCTCCTGGTTGGTTGTTATTCCTAGGGACCGCAGGTGTACGATGTTTAGGATGGGTTTGGGGATAGCCGAATGGGTCGAGGAGGTTGACGCATGTATGCGTGCCCGGCATTTAATTGCTGCTGAACAGGCTCTTCTCATCTTTGATCATTTGGAGGGAGAGGCGAAGGAAGAAATGAAGTTCTGCCCTAGCTGTCGAGCTACGGTTCAGGTGGGGATACCCTTAGGCTCGTAGGTAGGGACGACATGAATTGGTTGCCTCATGCACAAGTATGAATGTCTAGTGGTGGTGTGGTTGTTTTCTGTCTGGTGGACACTGGGTCCATGGTGTCCACCATGACTGAGTCTCATGGGGCAGTTTTCACCTTGGGGCCAGGATTTCCTTCACCCTTGTAACTGGCTTCAGCCTTGAGCGGCAAATGGTCTTGCAATTCATCATCGGCTATGTAGAATTGGATGTAGAGTTGTGCATAAAGGTATTTGGAATTCTTGTGGTGAGGGATTCCCACTGGTGCTGTGTCTTCTTCCCCTTGCATCTGAGGGATGAATGTTACTTGTCATTGCTAGGGACTGCACTGGGGAGAGTTTACCGCCAGGGTCCAGATAGGGCAGGTGATGAAATTTCATGTAGTGCTAGGCTGGTCTTGTCCAATTGGCAGCCGGAATACTAGCGCACACAAAGTAAGCAGTGGGGTCAAGACGGAAGGGCCCTGTAAGCCAAAGTTtttcctaacctgactccaGATCTTTAGCGAGAGGGATACAATCAGGCATGCGCCCATAGATGTTGAAAGCAGAGGGAGTTGAGAGCAGAAGACCGACCGCAGTGGAAGGTGTGAAATTGCCCTTTCCCAATGTACCCAGACAGGCAGTGAGGTGCAGTCGTCGCTCACCCAGTATAGGAGTTTCTGCAGATAAGCTGCCCAGTAGTATTGTCTGAAGTTAGCGGAAAATGTTTTGTAATAGCCTACTCTACATACTCTCTCATCCTGATTTACCGCTCTGTAGCGAGTTAATGGGTCCTTGAACCTCGAAAGTGGTAATAAGACCACCCAAGTCATTTGCAGATTCAAAGTCTATTTGGGGGAAGGATATATCATTAACTGTGTTAATGATACTCACTCAGCTACCGCAGGGGCATTAACTGTGTTAATGATATACCTGCAACTGCAATGGGAGGGCAGTCAGAGGTATACAGTTCAGAATAGAATTTGGCAAATATTTCATTAATGTTGACAGGATCAGTGTGGATGTTGCCTGAGTCAGCTCTAATGGCAGGAATTAACCGTGAGAATGCCTCGGCTCTGGCTTGATGAGCCAGACGCTTCCTAGCTTTATCCCCTGACTTACAAAAGTGCTGTCTAGATTTGAGCAGACGAAGCTTGGATTTACTCGTAGATAAGAGGTCAAGACGTTTTCTGTAAAGGGTAGGGTCTGGGCCAGCCGCGTGTTTGTCATCGACGTCCTTAATTTTCCGTAGTAAGTCTGCCGTTCGGGACATTTCAACTCTTCAAATCTTTCAActcgagctggaaaaaacaaactctggccgggccaatcacattgtgtatagagtcagtgggcgggcttatgggttaagcttttctttgagaaaagaacggcactgaagtcattcttaaaaaaggaagatgtgggAGTCACGTGATGCAGGGATAAGTAATGGCGGCTTGAAACGTGTGCTCCTGCTGTCTTCTGGGTTAATATCCTTAATATATCCTAAAATACGTTCAGATATAGATATTTTTCTACTACATTTTACATGGAACTCAAAATGTCAGAGGAAGGCAAATGCTTATCCTCTGGCGGTAACGTTGAACAAAGAAAACTTCGCCCAGCCGCACAGACTCAGCTCAACATGTGCACGAAGGGAGTAGCAGTTAGCAAAGAACCCACAGCTAATGCCACTGAGCCCGACCAGCCTGATATGGCTCAGATTCACGGGATGCTAAGCAAGATATTAGAAGAAACTGCAGATCTGAAAGAAATTTGTCGGTCTCTGAGCTCCGTAGATACAAAGCTATCCTCACTCATTTCTTGCATTACGGAGGTGGAAGATCGAGTGAGTCAGCTAGAAGGCGAACAAGCTAACATAAAGGCAAGACCGGCGACAGCCACTAAAGAGGACATACAATTATTGACAGACAGGCTGGCCGCAGCTGAAGACAGATCCCGGCAAAACAACCTCAGATTTGTTGGGATACCGGAGGGGGCTGAAAAGAGCAATGTTACTGCATTCCTGAAGGAGTTTATCTCAGCGACCCTTGGCATTGATCCAACCCCGGGGGGAATCGAGATGGACCGCGCTCACAGGATCGGGACACGGCTGGGAGCGGGGGACAAGAATCATGGTCGAACGATTGTGGCACGCTTGCTACGATACAAAAGATTGTCAAGCCATCCTGGAAGCAGCACGGGAAAAGAAACGCCTGATGTGGAACGGCAAACAAGTTATGATTTTCCCGGATTACTCGAGGGAGACGCAAAGGAAGCGTGAGGCATTCTTACGTTGCAAGAAAGCACTTTATGAGCGCAAGATTAAATTTGGCATGCTCTACCCTGCGACTCTGAAGATTTTCATTAGTGGACAGAGTCCACGGGTGTTTGATGACCCGGATAAAGCTATGGAGTACATCAAGAAGCGCTGAGGTAGGCCTGCATGTCTGGCAATGTGTGAGTGCATCATGCGATCCAGGCGTGCTCTGGATATGTTTTGGAAACTACAATAACTGGCTGTCCGTCTGTTCGGGAAGATAACGGTATGTGAGATGGGGGGGGTCTATATGCAGATTTGcagtcttctttttttgtttttggacaTGGACAGATCATCTCAAATGACTGGCTCTGCACGTCACAAACCATGTTGAAACTGATATGTGATTGCATATTTTTCATAGCCAGGGCCTATGTTgccaacaatttttatttttgtatagaACTCCTTATGTCTTCCTTAACGAATATCTGAACGCAATTTTTGATACGATACTCAGTGGGCTTTTTGGCTGCCCTTGTTCCATTTGTCACAGACCTAAGAGagttacttttttgttttattacaacAATGTTACTGGTTCTGTTGTTCTATATGCCAGACTGGTCCTTAGTCTGTTGTTTACTGACCATGGTGTTGGTATTATggttcacttcttttttttttcctgtcaatGTGTATAATTTATGTTGCACCATGGATCGTATATTGTAATAGAATGGCCACTTATTCTACAGCAGAATACATTAAGATTGCTTATGACTAGCAGTGGGAGGGCAATATGTTACTCAACCTGGAATGTGAATGGCCTGGGCTGTCcaatcaaaaggaagaaaatactggggcatttgaaaaataaaaaacaagatgTAGTATTCTTGCAGGAAACACGTTGTTGTCCCCAGGAATCAGTTAAATTATGCAGAGATTGGGTGGGACATGTGTCCTTTAGTGCTGGGTCATCTAAAAGTCGAGGAGTAGCTATATTAATTAACAAAGGCTTACAATTCAGGCTCAGGAGGGAGGTTAAAGATGAGGAGGGCAGAATAATTATAATACTAGCACAAATACAAGGACATACTGGCCAATATATATGCACCAAATGCTGATCACCCCAATTTTTTTGTAGACTTAGAAAGTAAATTGCATGATATTGGACAGTATCCCATAATTCTGGGAGGAGACTTCAATATTGTCTTAGCTCAAATCCTTGATAGAAGTAAACCAACATTAAGTAGAATACCTAACTCTGTTCTGTTTGTTAGGAGAATGTGTTCACTTATGGGGCTAACAGATGTATGGAGGCTGAACCATCCAACGGACAGAGATTATACTTTTTACTCAGGAGACCACAAAATCTATTCAAGAATAGATTTCTTTCTAATTTCGAGCTCCTTGCTGCCTGCCACACTATCCTGTTTAATTGATAACATTCTGTTAACAGACCATTCCATGGTCAGACTACAAATGACCCCATATCAGGAAGCAGAAAAATCACAGATGTGGCGTTTTAATTCATCTCTATTGCAAGATGTGGGATTTAAGGAAGATCTTCGAGCCCAGATCAGGCTATATTTGGAGACCAATGTCCCCACAGCTCCCTCTGCCATAGTGGCCTGGGAAGCCATGAAGGCCTTTCTAAGGGGATTTATTATTCAATACTCTTCTCATAAGAAGAAGGTCAATGCTAGTAAACTCACAGATCTAGAAAGGAGAATTAAGAACACTgaagctaaataaaaaaaaaaatatctgaatctATTTTAAAAGAATTGACCCGCCTTAAATAtgattataatattataatatccagaaaaactgaatatcttttatTCAGGGCCAGGCAGACTATTTTTGAATCGGGGGATAAAGCAGGGAAGTTTTTGGCGAGatacattaaacaaaaagaaTCCAAATCTTCGGTAGCAACAGTGACGACTGGGGATGGAAACCTTGCAACTAAATCTAGGGAAATAAATGATGTATTCAAGATATTCTATATAAATCTTTATACATCTGAAAACACTGCCAAAGACGAAGAGATAATGTCATTCCTCAACAAATTAAACCTTCCTAAGCTGAGTGTCTCACAACAGGAGGACTTAGATTTACCTATTAGTTCAATGGAGATACTTAATGCAATTAAGGCCCTACCATCAGGTAAATCCCCAGGCCAAGATGGGTTTACAGCagaattttttaaatgttatgcaGAAGATCTATTACCATTATTTGAAAATATGCTTGCAGAAGCATTTGAATTTGGCTAATTACCTCCCTCCTTAAACCAAGCCATTATCACACTTatacttaaaaaagaaaaggaccCGACTGACTGTAAAAACTATCGTCCAATAAGCTTAATATCTGTCAATTGTAGGCTTTTGTCTAAAATACTTGCAAATAGATTGGATAAAACACTTGGGTCACTTATCCATCCTGACCAAGTGGGCTTTATTAGACAAAGAAATTCTTCTGATAATGTGAGACACCTTATAAATATTATGTGGTCAGTGCGGGACTCCAACGATCCAACAGCAGCTATCTCACTCGACGCTGAGAAAGCGTTTGATAGGTTGGAGTGGCGGTATATGTTTCATACGCTTAAAACTTTTGGATTTGGTCAAAGATTTCTCAGATGGATTGATATTCTTTACAAAGACGCAGTGAGAAGAAATGGTCTGATTTCCTCTTATTTCACACTTCATAGAGGCACACGACAGGGTTCTGCATTATCGCCAGGACTTTTCTGTCTAGCTCTTGAGCCTCTTGCGGCAGCTATTCGCATGAATCAGAATATTCAGGGAGTTAAAATTAATGAGTCTACACATACGCTTTTgctttatgcagatgacatttTGTGGCTTGCCTCAGACCCAGCCAGATCTCTCCCAGCATTATTGGACGTTATTGAATCGTTCTCCAGAATTTCAGGGTATAAAGTTAACTGGTCAGAGGCCCTTCCACGACTTCATACTGCCCAAAAACTTTATTTCAGGCGGGGCTGTTTCAATGGCCTACCGAAGGCATAAAATATCTTGGCATTCTCTTCCCTCatcaatttaataaaataatagagAAGAATTTGGACCCACTTTTTAATAAAATTTAATTAGATACAGATAGATGGTCATCACTATTTTTATCATTATTCAATGTCTTCCTATTGCAATACCCcataagtattttattttataaggtTTGTCCAAATTTGCAAAAAAGTTCTTGTGGAATGGTAAACGTGCAAGGATAAAATTAGAAAGGTTTCAGGTGCCAATCAATAAAGGTGGTATGGGCCTCCCCAAACTTGCCCTGTATCATTATGCCTTAGACATATAGCTCAGTGGACACTGCCACCCGAGAGAGCCCCTCCCTGGTTCGAGATTGAATGGAGATTGTTCTTCCCACTCAGCCCTATAAATGCTTTGTCTAGCAACATACCATCCATACTAAAATCTCACCCAATCATATCCAACCTCTGTAATGTGTGGAAAAAGTTTTCTAAAGCTTTTAATGTCAATGTCTATCTTAATTCTGAATCTTGTATTTGGAATAACCCAAAGTTGCGTATTGATAAACACTCCCTTCTATCGAAAGACTGGGTGGAAAAAGGTATTACTACACTAGCAAACCTATATGAGAGGGATAATATAAAGTCATTTGAAAGGTTGGCTGGTACTGGTAATACAATCTGCCCAGAAATAATTTCTGGAAGTATTTACAAATGCGTCACCTGTTATTTACTGTCATAGGGAAAGGAATAGAACCTCAGCAGTCAAACCTTCTCTCTCagactatgaaaataatggGTGGGGGTCATGAGGCTGCTATCTTTATGTTACTCTAACAGACAGTTACCATATCTTATGCAACAATGTTAACTTGGTCGGCAGATTTAAACATTGATGTCACACATAAAGAATGGGATCGTATTTGTGAAAACACTAAGAGGGTTTCAAGAGACATTAAAATTAGATTAATCCAGTTTAAGATTCTTAATCGCTTTTATTGGACTCCGACCCGGCTGTTTAGGCTGAAGCTGAAGGAGAATGCAGACTGCTGGAAGTGCTGTAGCTCGGAGGGCACTCTTATTCATCTGCTCTGGGAATGTCCCACGATTCAGAGCTATTGGCTAAAGATTCATGATCGTATTGAAAACATTACCCGGACTAGTTTGGATTTCTGCCCGAGGCTGTATGTTTTAAATGATCCACAAATGACATCGAATTGTAGAGCAGCAGACTTTATTCA contains:
- the LOC114571283 gene encoding secreted acidic protein 1A-like, producing the protein MGRNREACSLPRHPTPAAQVGYTSTHTGTSPAKTGSAHTAANGRPRAAAKSVQHTSPDMPPHPTGEDRKSIACCMTLDFNLHQGFSITRCNVPEEEGEEEEEEDDKDDDDKEEKEEEEDGHHHHSDSDEGDECKSEKDCSNDNDEGEDDDDDQDADDREKQ